One genomic region from Corvus hawaiiensis isolate bCorHaw1 chromosome 28, bCorHaw1.pri.cur, whole genome shotgun sequence encodes:
- the PCSK4 gene encoding proprotein convertase subtilisin/kexin type 4, producing MAAWPRPGPVLSLFPVLFALLVVAATASPSPAKPRVYLSSWAVRVAAGLRDARALARRHGLLYLGQVMEGEPYYHFRHRGTRQRALSRHWGWHMRLTRDPQVLWFEQQTVKRRSKRGTSVVPTDPWFPKQWYMNNDIHPDLNILTAWSRGYTGLGVVLTVLDDGLEKDHPDLAANYDPLASYDFNSNDPDPQPRYGDGDKNWHGTRCAGEVAAVANNRICGAGVAYNAKIGGVRMLDGSIMDIVEAQALSLQPQYIHIYSASWGPEDDGRTVDGPGVLAAAAFQRGVSQGRGGLGSIFIWASGNGGTNYDNCNCDGYTNSIYTVSVGSVLGDGHRPRYSESCPAILTTTYSSRTTSKVQIVTTDLHHRCTDKHTGTSASAPLAAGMVALALEANPALTWRDLQHLIIRASKPAHLQAEDWAENGVGRRVSHYYGYGLLDAGLLVQAATTWAGTRPQEKCSVQAVQVPRDIGSRLTISTDASSCSQSIRSLEHVQVQLSLSYSRRGDLVVALSSPMGTTSTLVTVRPYDTSQEGYKDWTFMSTHFWDENPKGIWTLRLENRGDDRNTGQLSSFILHLHGTDEDMPARRSAATATDECLRRDELGDCEDCGSSLYTHQGSCLSYCPPRYYGRARSATPRDTTRVCARCHPSCYTCQGASANNCTSCPSGRTFQDITHTCPHPAQGSPKPVGMRRDLVVVTVLACSSLVLAGVLYPTYRMVLRTGKGALCCPQARRAE from the exons ATGGCGGCTTGGCCCAGGCCCGGCCCGGTGCTGTCGCTGTTCCCGGTGCTGTTCGCGCTGCTCGTGGTGGCTGCCACCGCTTCCCCGAGCCCCGCCAAGCCCCGCGTCTACCTGAGCAGCTGGGCCGTGCGGGTGGCGGCGGGGCTGCGGGACGCCCGGGCCCTGGCCCGCCGGCACGGGCTGCTCTATCTAGGCCAG GTGATGGAGGGAGAGCCCTATTATCACTTCAGACACCGCGGCACCAGGCAGAGAGCCCTGAGCAGGCACTGGGGGTGGCACATGCGGCTCACCAGGGACCCCCAG GTCCTGTGGTTTGAGCAGCAGACGGTGAAGAGGCGCTCGAAGAGAGGCACCAGCGTGGTGCCCACGGACCCCTGGTTCCCCAAGCAGTGGTACATG AACAACGACATCCATCCCGACCTGAACATCCTCACGGCTTGGAGCAGAGGCtacacagggctgggggtggtgCTGACTGTCCTGGATGATGGGCTGGAGAAGGATCATCCCGACCTGGCTGCCAACTAC GACCCGCTGGCAAGTTACGACTTCAACAGCAACGACCCCGATCCCCAGCCCCGATACGGAGATGGGGACAAGAACTG GCACGGGACACGCTGCGCAGGGGAAGTGGCAGCTGTGGCCAACAACAGAATCTGCGGCGCAGGCGTCGCCTACAACGCCAAAATCGGAG GCGTGCGGATGCTGGACGGTTCCATCATGGACATAGTGGAGGCTCAGGCCCTGAGCCTGCAGCCCCAGTACATCCACATCTACAGCGCCAGCTGGGGCCCCGAGGACGATGGCCGGACAGTGGACGGGCCGGGCGTCCTGGCTGCGGCCGCTTTCCAGAGAGGGGTCAGCCAA GGACGGGGTGGGCTTGGCTCCATCTTCATCTGGGCCTCGGGCAACGGTGGCACCAACTATGACAACTGCAACTGCGATGGGTACACCAACAGCATCTACACGGTGTCGGTGGGCAGCGTCCTGGGGGACGGGCACCGGCCCCGCTACAGCGAGAGCTGCCCCGCCATCCTCACCACCACCTACAGCAGCAGGACCACCAGCAAGGTGCAGATT GTGACCACTGACCTGCACCACCGCTGCACGGACAAACACACCGGCACCTCCGCCTCAGCCCCGCTGGCTGCGGGGATGGTGGCCCTGGCACTGGAGGCCAA cccagccctgacctGGCGTGACCTGCAGCACCTCATCATCAGGGCCTCCAAACCCGCTCACCTGCAGGCAGAGGACTGGGCTGAGAACGGCGTCGGGCGCAGGG TGAGCCACTACTACGGCTACGGGCTGCTGGACGcggggctgctggtgcaggCGGCCACGACGTGGGCAGGGACTCGGCCTCAGGAGAAGTGTTCAGTCCAGGCCGTTCAGGTCCCCAG GGACATCGGCTCCAGGCTCACCATCTCCACGGatgcctcctcctgctcccagagcatcCGCTCCCTGGAGCACGTCCAGGtccagctgtccctgagctACAGCCGCAGGGGGGACCTGGTGGTGGCTCTGAGCAGCCCCATGGGGACCACGTCCACTCTGGTGACCGTGCG cccctaCGACACCAGCCAGGAGGGCTACAAGGACTGGACCTTCATGTCCACACACTTCTGGGACGAGAATCCCAAGGGGATCTGGACGCTCCGGCTGGAGAACAGGGGTGATGACCGTAACACAG GCCAGCTGAGCAGCTTCATCCTGCACCTGCATGGCACGGATGAGGACATGCCAGCCCGGCGCTCCGCAGCCACTGCCACGGACGAGTGCCTCAGGAGGGACGAGCTGGGAGACTGTGAGG ACTGTGGCAGCTCCCTGTACACCCACCAGGGCTCCTGCCTGTCCTACTGCCCCCCACGCTACTACGGCCGGGCCCGGAGTgccacccccagggacaccacCCGTGTCTGTGCCCGCTGCCACCCCTCCTGCTACACCTGCCAGGGCGCCTCGGCGAACAACTGCACATC